Proteins encoded within one genomic window of Micromonospora halotolerans:
- a CDS encoding phosphatidate cytidylyltransferase, with the protein MSHPDPYGNAEPRGWDRPAPLPWPETDLEPGPWRRPDAGPEAYARPPGRPAADPHARPDDGYDAPRGRRPYDGPPAPERGWRDDPVPRGPGHADAGRRDTGPGGYGTADRDLWDHDPRDRGRGADPRDRYDATPRGRSYDRPDEEYPTAQIAPVRDEPTSHLPVVRDEPGPEPEPPARRSKGRRRAGADRPPTAQPKASRAGRNLPAAIGVGLALGAAIVVPLFFYLPAFLAVITAAVAIGSWEMARAVRRSGAHPPLVPLVAGGVITIGLAWFAGPDALCLGLLVTVLGTMIWRLGDGPGNYQRDLTAATLIAVYVPFLGGFAAMLAAAPDDGHLRVLVTLVAVVLSDTGGYAAGVAFGKHPMAPTISPKKSWEGFAGSVTAAAAGSALLLWLLLDVAPWWGAVFGVAISGAAVLGDLAESMIKRDLGVKDMSNLLPGHGGLMDRLDSILFAVPTAYLLLAIFVPMAG; encoded by the coding sequence ATGTCCCACCCCGACCCCTACGGCAACGCCGAGCCGCGCGGCTGGGACCGCCCGGCCCCGCTGCCCTGGCCGGAGACCGACCTGGAGCCCGGGCCCTGGCGCCGGCCGGATGCCGGCCCGGAGGCGTACGCCCGTCCGCCCGGCCGGCCCGCCGCCGACCCGCACGCCCGACCCGATGACGGCTACGACGCGCCGCGCGGCCGCCGGCCGTACGACGGACCGCCGGCCCCCGAGCGCGGCTGGCGCGACGACCCGGTGCCCCGCGGCCCCGGCCACGCGGACGCGGGTCGCCGGGACACCGGCCCCGGCGGTTACGGGACCGCGGACCGGGACCTGTGGGACCACGACCCCCGGGACCGGGGCCGGGGCGCCGACCCGAGGGACCGCTACGACGCGACCCCGCGGGGCCGGAGCTACGACCGGCCCGACGAGGAGTACCCGACGGCCCAGATCGCTCCGGTACGCGACGAGCCGACCAGCCACCTGCCGGTGGTGCGCGACGAGCCCGGACCGGAGCCGGAGCCGCCGGCCCGCCGGTCGAAGGGCCGGCGCCGGGCCGGCGCGGACCGCCCGCCGACCGCCCAGCCGAAGGCGTCCCGGGCGGGCCGCAACCTGCCGGCCGCGATCGGCGTCGGGCTGGCCCTCGGCGCGGCCATCGTGGTGCCGCTCTTCTTCTACCTGCCGGCGTTCCTCGCCGTGATCACCGCCGCGGTGGCGATCGGCTCCTGGGAGATGGCCCGCGCGGTCCGCCGCAGCGGCGCCCACCCGCCGCTGGTGCCGCTGGTCGCCGGTGGCGTCATCACCATCGGACTGGCCTGGTTCGCCGGCCCGGACGCGCTCTGCCTCGGCCTGCTGGTCACCGTGCTGGGCACGATGATCTGGCGGCTGGGCGACGGCCCCGGCAACTACCAGCGGGACCTCACCGCGGCCACCCTGATCGCGGTCTACGTGCCCTTCCTCGGCGGTTTCGCGGCGATGCTGGCGGCCGCCCCCGACGACGGTCACCTGCGGGTGCTGGTCACCCTGGTCGCCGTGGTGCTCTCCGACACCGGCGGCTACGCGGCCGGTGTCGCCTTCGGCAAGCACCCGATGGCCCCCACGATCAGCCCGAAGAAGTCCTGGGAGGGCTTCGCCGGCTCGGTGACCGCGGCGGCCGCGGGCAGCGCCCTGCTGCTCTGGCTGCTGCTCGACGTGGCCCCGTGGTGGGGCGCCGTCTTCGGGGTGGCGATCTCCGGCGCGGCGGTGCTCGGCGACCTCGCCGAGTCCATGATCAAGCGCGATCTCGGGGTCAAGGACATGAGCAACCTGCTCCCCGGGCACGGCGGCCTGATGGACCGCCTCGACTCGATCCTGTTCGCGGTGCCGACCGCCTACCTGCTGCTGGCGATCTTCGTGCCGATGGCGGGCTGA
- the rlmN gene encoding 23S rRNA (adenine(2503)-C(2))-methyltransferase RlmN yields MTSLPLISVDPDARGRRPAMPPRHLADLDLPGRQALVTELGEPAFRAKQVSNHYFGRLVRDPARMTDLPAATRERLAGTLLPTLLTPVREMACDDGATRKALWRLHDGSLVESVLMGYPDRVTVCISSQAGCGMACPFCATGQAGLTRNLSTAEIVDQAVYLAGVAASGAVAGSPPRLSHVVFMGMGEPLANYARVVAAIRRLVAPAPEGLGLSQRHITVSTVGLVPAIRRLASEDLSVTLALSLHAPDDELRDELVPVNQRWKVSEVLDAAWDYADTTGRRVSIEYAMIKDVNDQPWRADLLGRLLAGKLAHVNLIPLNPTPGSRWDASPKPVEREFVRRLRDAGVSTTVRDTRGREIDGACGQLAAAEDRDSDPRAATA; encoded by the coding sequence ATGACGAGCCTCCCACTGATCTCCGTAGACCCCGACGCCCGCGGCCGCCGGCCCGCGATGCCACCCCGTCACCTCGCCGACCTGGACCTGCCGGGCCGGCAGGCGCTCGTCACCGAGCTGGGGGAGCCGGCGTTCCGCGCCAAGCAGGTCTCGAACCACTACTTCGGCCGTCTGGTCCGCGACCCGGCACGGATGACCGATCTGCCGGCGGCGACCCGTGAGCGGTTGGCGGGCACGCTGCTGCCCACCCTGCTCACCCCGGTGCGCGAGATGGCCTGCGACGACGGCGCCACGCGCAAGGCACTCTGGCGGCTGCACGACGGCTCGCTGGTGGAGAGCGTGCTGATGGGCTACCCGGACCGGGTCACCGTCTGCATCTCCAGCCAGGCGGGCTGCGGCATGGCCTGCCCGTTCTGCGCCACCGGCCAGGCCGGGCTGACCCGCAACCTCTCCACCGCCGAGATCGTCGACCAGGCCGTCTACCTGGCCGGCGTGGCCGCCTCGGGGGCGGTGGCCGGTTCCCCGCCGCGCCTGTCGCACGTGGTGTTCATGGGCATGGGCGAGCCGCTGGCCAACTACGCGCGGGTGGTGGCGGCGATCCGCCGGCTGGTCGCCCCGGCCCCGGAGGGGCTCGGCCTGTCCCAGCGGCACATCACCGTTTCCACGGTCGGGCTGGTTCCGGCCATCCGCCGACTGGCCAGCGAAGACCTCTCAGTGACCCTTGCGTTGTCGCTGCACGCCCCCGATGATGAGCTGCGCGACGAACTCGTGCCGGTCAACCAGCGCTGGAAGGTGTCCGAGGTGCTGGACGCGGCGTGGGACTACGCGGACACGACGGGGCGTCGCGTGTCCATCGAATACGCGATGATCAAGGACGTGAACGACCAGCCGTGGAGAGCCGATCTGCTCGGGCGGCTGCTGGCCGGCAAGCTGGCCCACGTGAACCTGATCCCGCTCAACCCGACTCCGGGCAGCCGCTGGGACGCCAGCCCGAAGCCGGTCGAGCGGGAGTTCGTCCGGCGGTTGCGCGACGCCGGGGTGTCCACCACGGTGCGGGACACCCGGGGTCGCGAGATCGACGGGGCGTGTGGGCAGCTCGCCGCCGCCGAGGACAGGGACAGCGACCCACGCGCCGCAACGGCGTGA
- the frr gene encoding ribosome recycling factor produces MIDDTLLEAEEKMERAIEHAKEEFGGIRTGRANAAMFSRIVIDYYGSPTPLPQMASIAVPEPRMVIIKAYDNSQINAMEKAIRDSDLGVNPNNEGNQLRIVLPQMTEERRREMIKVARHKGEEAKVAVRNIRRKGKEELDRLVKDGEVGEDEGRRAEKELDDLTQRFVATVDELVKHKENELLEV; encoded by the coding sequence GTGATCGACGACACCCTCCTCGAGGCAGAGGAGAAGATGGAGCGGGCCATCGAGCACGCCAAGGAGGAGTTCGGCGGGATCCGCACCGGTCGCGCCAACGCCGCCATGTTCTCCCGGATCGTCATCGACTACTACGGCAGCCCGACCCCGCTGCCGCAGATGGCGTCCATCGCCGTGCCGGAGCCACGCATGGTGATCATCAAGGCGTACGACAACTCGCAGATCAACGCCATGGAAAAGGCGATCCGCGATTCGGATCTCGGGGTCAACCCGAACAACGAGGGCAACCAGCTGCGCATCGTGCTCCCGCAGATGACCGAGGAGCGGCGCCGCGAGATGATCAAGGTCGCCCGGCACAAGGGCGAGGAGGCCAAGGTGGCCGTCCGCAACATCCGCCGCAAGGGCAAGGAAGAGCTGGACCGCCTGGTGAAGGACGGCGAGGTCGGCGAGGACGAGGGCCGGCGCGCGGAGAAGGAGCTGGACGACCTGACCCAGCGCTTCGTCGCCACCGTCGACGAGCTGGTCAAGCACAAGGAGAACGAGCTGCTCGAGGTCTGA